From Lolium perenne isolate Kyuss_39 chromosome 5, Kyuss_2.0, whole genome shotgun sequence, a single genomic window includes:
- the LOC127300523 gene encoding outer envelope pore protein 16-3, chloroplastic/mitochondrial translates to MEGSSLRDRVDEELVLKTGKAAGFGLAAGSVWGGLVSMLRDGPQVGSNVKYPELVRTGKVCGHYAGHLAALGATYVCVEQSLAKYRKKKDYLNGAVAGFAAGATVLGFRARRFPTAIVSGSALALTSVLLDVTGMRTTEEEEKAQH, encoded by the exons ATGGAGGGTTCCAGTTTGAGAGATCGGGTAGATGAGGAACTTGTCTTGAAGACAGGCAAGGCTGCAGGCTTTGGTTTAGCTGCTGGCAGTGTTTGGGGTGGGCTGGTTTCTATGCTGCGTGATGGACCCCAGGTTGGCAGTAATGTGAAGTATCCTGAGCTGGTTAGAACTGGCAAGGTGTGTGGACATTATGCAGGACACCTTGCAGCTCTCGGGGCTACATATGTATGCGTAGAGCAGTCTCTTGCAAAGTACAGGAAGAAGAAGGACTACCTTAATGGTGCTGTAGCTGGTTTTGCTGCTGGCGCTACTGTTTTGGGCTTCAGAG CCCGGAGATTCCCAACAGCCATCGTGTCAGGTTCTGCGCTCGCTCTGACTTCTGTGCTCCTGGATGTGACTGGAATGAGAACtacagaggaagaagaaaaagccCAGCACTAA